In Paraburkholderia sp. PGU19, the sequence CGCTCTGTACCGGCTGCGCGAAGATTGAACCATATGTTCCTACTTTAGGTAGGAAGACTTCAGCTTTGAGTCGCGTTTTAATTCGGAATGACGTGGGACTTCTTGGCAAAAAGCGCAGCTCGCGCTGAGCCGTTCCCCTGCCGCTCTTACCGTATTTCGCGACCAATGAATTCAGAATCGTCTTCCTCACGCCCGGACCTCAACAAGCTTCTTTCGCTGCAGCGCCAACTTGCCGAAACGACGGATGCCGACATCAGGTTCGATGCAGGGTCTCGCGCGGCGTATGCGTCCGAGGCGTCGAACTACCGGCAAGTTCCGATTGGCGTTGTCCTTCCTCGCACTGTCGAGGATGTTGTCACTATCATGCGCGCCTGTCACGACGCCGACGTACCCGTACTCACGCGCGGTGCGGGTACGTCAATGTGCGGTCAGGCCGTCAACGTTGCCGTCGTTATCGACACATCCCGTCACCTGACTCGAATCGAACAACTTGATGCCAGCGCTCGCACTGCGGTCGTCCAACCAGGCGTTATTTGCGACCAACTGAACAACGCGGCAGCCCTTGAAGGGCTGACCTTTGGTCCAGACCCCGCTACGCATAGCCGTTGCACCATCGGCGGCATGGTCGGCAACAATTCCTGCGGTGCGCATTCGGTAACGGCTGGCAAGATGGCAGAGAACATTGAGTCGATGGAAGTCTTGACGTACGACGGAGACCGGTTCTGGGTCGGACCGACCGATGCAGATGCGTTCCAGGCACACCTGGCTGCGGGCGGTCGGCGCGCCGAGATTGTTCAAGCGCTCAGAGACTTGGTAGACCGCCACGCGGACGAGATTCGCGCCGGCTTCCCCAAGCTCAAACGCCGGGTCTCGGGCTACAGCCTCGACCAGTTGCTACCGGAAAACGGCTTCAACATTGCACGTGCGCTCGTCGGCTCGGAAGGTACATGTGTCTCGGTCCTGCGAGCAACAACGACCCTGGTGCGTAACCCGACCGCGCGCGTCGTTACTGTCTTCGGGTTTCCTACCATCTTTGATGCGGCTGACTGCGTCCCTCAACTGCTCCCTCTCGAGCCCATCGCGATGGAAGGGCTCGACACCGGCATCGTTGGGGGTTTGCGAGAACGAGGACTTGCGCTTGCCGACATCGCCGAATTACCTGATGGCAACGCGTGGCTCATGGTCGAGTTTGGCACCGACAGTCTCGAATCGTCACTTGCGTGGGCACAAGCAGCTGCGGACCTGGCGAATACGCTGCCCGGTCGTCCGAAGACGCGCGTGGTCTCCGATGTCGGACTGATGAAGCGGCTTTGGTCGATTCGTGAAACCGGCGCCTCAGCCACCTCCATCGGCGACGACCTGTCGAAGCCAGACCCTGTCGTGGGTTGGGAAGACGCGGCAGTCGAACCTCGCCTCCTTGGCGCGTACCTGCGGGAGTTTTCCGCACTGGTCAAGCGCTATGGCTACACGACCAACATGTACGGCCACTTTGGCGATGGGTGCATTCACTCTCGCATCAACTTTGATCTCCGCAACAGCCAGGGGATTCACACATGGCGAAACTTCCTGGAGGAAGCCGCAAAGCTCGTCGTCAAGTACGAGGGCTCTCTTTCGGGTGAACACGGCGATGGACAGGCCAAGGGCGAACTGCTCTCGCTGATGTACTCACCCGAACTCATGGACGCGTTCCGCGAATTCAAGACAATCTGGGACCCGAAGAATCGCATGAATCCGGGCAAGCTCATTGACGCGATGCCCGTCGATGAGAATCTACGGCTCGGACCAACGTATCGCCGCGTCGACGTCCCGAGTCATTTTTCGTTCGGCAACCTGCAATGCCCGGATACGTTCGCTCGTGCCACTGAACGTTGCATCGGCATGGGTAAGTGCCGCTCTCTCGAAGGCGGAACCATGTGTCCGAGCTATCGCGCAACCCGCGAAGAAAAGTATTCGACGGGTGGACGAAGTCGTCTGCTCTTTGAGTTGCTCAAAGGTGAGGTCTTTACGGACGGTTGGGACAATAAGGACGTGAAGGACTCGCTGGATAACTGCCTCGCGTGTAAGGGGTGTCGTAGCGACTGCCCGACGCATGTCGACCTGGCCAAGTACAAGAGTCACTTCCTGTACCAACATTATCAGAAAGCGAAACGCCCGCTGATGGATACAATGATTGGGCACATCGGAAGCTGGCTGCCTCTTGCAACGCACATCAGCGGAGTGGTCAACACAGCAATGAAATTGCGGCCGTTCCGGGCGGCAGCCGAAAAATTCGGACTCGCGTCGCACGTCAAATTTCCCGCTATCGCATCAACGGCCTTCCGCAACACCGAGACCTGCAAGCACCTTGTTCAGGACGCGCGCGCACTGAATGGCGAGCCGAGAACGGTCTTGCTCTGGACCGACACATTCAACAACGGGTTTTCCCCGGAAGTGCTCGAAGCATCTGTGCGCGTGTTGCAATCGTATGGCGTCACGGTCCGGCTCATGCGCAAACAGATTTGCTGCGGCCGTCCGTACTATGACGCCGGCATGCTGGACCACGCGAAGCGCAACCTCGTCGACATCATGACGCAACTCAAAGACGTCATCGCGCTGAGGATGCCGGTCGTCGTGCTGGAACCCAGTTGCCTGTCCGTCTTCCGTGACGAACTTCGCTCGCTCTTTCCCACCGACGAACGCGCAACCACGCTGGCTGCCTCGGTCAAGACGCTGGCCGAGTACCTCGAGGCAGAAGGATTCGATGTTCCCAAACTCGACGAGCGCGTCTACGTGCATGGTCACTGTCATCAGAAAGCCTGTGGCGGAACGCAGGCTGAGTCCCGGCTTGTCGGCAAAGCCGCTCAATCGGGAGCAGTACTCCAGACAGGATGCTGCGGGATGGCCGGTGCATTCGGGTACCACACAAAGACCGCTGACGTTGCCCGCTTGGTTGCCGAATCTGAACTCGTTCCCAAAATCCAGCCGCTTGACGATACCGCAGTATTGATTAGCGACGGATTCAGCTGTCGCTCGCAGATTCGAAGCACCACAGGACGCTCCGCGATACACCTCGCGCAGTGGCTCGACGCAAGGGCGGTAAAAAGCCCGCCATCCCGCGCTGGGAAAGATTGCACGCAGGAAGAAACTGCATGAACCGTAGACACTTCGCAAGTCTCGCCACACTGAGCGCAACTGCCGCCGTTTTTTCGCGGACCAGCGGCGCTGCAACAAACACCAGTAGCGGCGACCTATCTGCGACTCTCGCCCAGGCACAGGTTGCCATTCGTCAAGCGACTTCGCGAGACGCGGCAATCCAAGGGTGGCTCGACGTGGTCAAACTTCGTCTGCCGTTTCTTCAAGCGACTGCGCTTGTGTCTCGCCCTCGTCGAGACGCTCCAAATGAACTCGGAGCCGTCAGAAGAATCTTTTCGACCGTGCCGAGCGCCTACCCGGTGGGCGGCTGGAAGCAGCTGTCAGGGTCTGACTGGGCCCGGAAAGTTCTCGAACGAGGTGAAGTCCTCGTCGCAACAACGACGCAGATCTTGAGCATTACTTTCCCGACCATCAATTGCTCAAGTCGCTCGGCAGCGCGACGCTCGTCAACATCCCTGTCGTCGTCTGCAAGCGGACCGTCGGCGCGTTCGCTTTCATGTGCATTGAAGTAGTTCCGGAGAAAGCCATAACGGAGGAAATCCGCCTGCTAACCGCACTGACGGCGCCTCTGTTTTCCGACGACCTCGTACCAGCGACCTGACGCAGCATGAAATGCTGCGACGACCGCAAAGTTGAACTGGCGACGTCACAAATAATGCCTACAAGCGAAACCAGATACCGCGACCTCCAGGTACGCTTGGGTTAAGCAGACCCCCACGAAGGATTTGAAATGTCACTACCAACGCTTATTGAATCGGACCGCAGGCATCTCATCCATCCGGTCGCGAGCTACCGTACACATGAGAAACGCGGCGTCACTGTTCTGGAACGCGGCAACGGTGCATGGTTGTACGATGCAGAAGGAAACGAGTTGCTCGACGCGTTCGCTGGCCTCTGGTGTGTCAACACCGGGTACGGTCAAGAGAGTATCGTAAAGATCGCATCGGAACAGATGGCGAAGCTGCCCTATGCAACTGGATACTTCCACTTCGGTTCCGAGCCAGCAATTGAGTTGGCGCAACGGCTTGTTGACCTCTCGCCGCGGAGCCTTCAGCACGTCTACTTCTCACTGGGCGGGTCGGACGCGGTCGACTCAGCGGTGCGCTTCATCACGCACTACTACAACGCCATCGGTCGGCCGGGAAAGAAGCATTGCATCGCGCTGGAGCGTGGCTATCACGGCTCGTCCTCCATCGGCTCGGGGTTGACTGCAATCGCCAGCTTTCATCGCAACTTCGATGTGCCGCTTCCAACGCAGCATCACATCCCGTCGCCGTATGCCTACCGCAGTGAGACCCCAGATGATGCGCAGGCAATCATCGCGCGCTCGGTGCAAGCACTCGAAGACAAGGTCATGCAGCTCGGTGCTAAAAACGTCGCCGCATTTTTTTGCGAGCCAGTGCAGGGTTCGGGTGGTGTAATCGTGCCGCCGAGAGGATGGCTCAAAGCCATGCGCGATGCGTGCCGACGTCTGGACATTCTCTTTGTCGCGGATGAGGTGATTACCGCCTTCGGCCGGACAGGTCCAATGTTCGCCTGCGAGACCGAGGATGTCGAACCCGACCTCATGACCATCGCAAAGGGTCTGACGGCTGGATACGCCCCTATGGGTGCGGTCCTGATTTCTGACGCCGTGTATCAGGGCATCGCAGACGGAAGCAGGCAAGGAGAAGCTATCGGTCACGGGCAGACTTACTCGGCACATCCTGTCAGTGCCGCCATCGGACTCGAGGTACTTCGTCTGTACACGGAAGGCGGCCTGCTGGCGAACGGACAGGCTCAGGCACCGAAGTTCGCTGCAGGCCTCGACAGTCTTCTCGACCACCCGCTGGTTGGCGACTCACGCCACGTTGGTCTCCTTGGCGCAGTTGAGCTGGTTGCCAACAAGACGACACGCGCCCGCTTCGATTCGAGCCTGCAACTGGCTGACCGAATCTTCGAAGCCGCTTATCGCAACAAGATTATCTTCCGGGCATTCGGTGACAACATTCTCGGTTTCGCACCGGCGCTCTGCTACACGGCGAGCGAAGTGGAGGCAATGGTGGCACGTGTTCGAAAAACGCTCGACGACGTCCTGGAAAGTGCCGACGTCCGCCGCGCTCTCAATGACTGAGGCCCGTTGCAGTCCGCTGCATCGGTGACAACGCATCCTTTGAAGGTATCGAGTATGGAACTGAAACTGAAACGTGACGAACTACTGCGTCGCCAGAATCTGATTGGCGGCGAGTGGACTGACGCGGCCAATAAAACGCGCTACCCGGTCACGAACCCCGCCACGGGCGAAATTATTGCCGAGGTCGCGAACAGCAGCAAAGCGGACGCGCGTGCCGCGACCGATGCAGCGGCCAAAGCTGCGAAGGACTGGCGCGAGCGCCTGCCACGCGAACGCGCTGAGATTCTAAAACGTTGGCACGCGCTGATTATCGCGAACACTGACGATCTCGCAACGCTCATGTCGATGGAACAAGGCAAACCGCTAGCGGAAGCACGAGGCGAAGTCGCTTATGGCGCGTCGTATGTTGCCTGGTTCGCTGACGAAGCAACCCGCATCTATGGCGACCTGATTCCGCAGCAACAACGTGGCAAGCAGATGCGTGCCGTCAAGGAGCCGGTCGGGATTGTGGCAGCCATCACGCCGTGGAATTTCCCGCTTGCGATGATTGCCCGCAAGATTGCTCCTGCCCTGGCCGCTGGCTGCACAGTCGTTGGCAAACCCGCAGAAGACACCCCTCTCACTGCGCTGGCTCTCGCAGCACTGGCTCATGAAGCCGGCGTACCCGCGGGCGTTCTTAATATGCTTTCCGCGTCGCGAGCCCAAGGCATCGAAGCGGTTGGTGACTGGCTTGCCGACGAGCGCGTCCGAAAGATTACCTTCACAGGCTCGACGGCTGTCGGCAAGTATCTCGCCCGCGAGTCGGCGGGCACACTCAAGAAGCTCTCGCTCGAGCTGGGCGGGAATGCTCCTTTCATCGTCTTCGACGATGCAGATCTCGACGCCGCTGTCGTCGGCCTGATGGCCGCCAAGTTCCGCAATGGTGGACAGACGTGCGTCTGCCCGAATCGTATTTACGTGCAGGCCGGCGTGTTCGACAGGTTCGCAGAGCTGCTCGCGGCTCGCGTAGGCGCGCTCAAGGTCGCGCCGGCATCGAACCCGCAGGCGCAAATCGGGCCAATGATTAACGCGAAGGCCATCGACAAGATAGACCGTCACGTTATCGATGCTGTTTCGAAAGGTGCCACCGTCCTGACCGGCGGCAAGCGCCTGACCGAGATGGGGCCGAACTACTACGCGCCTACCGTGCTCGCGCATGCTACGAATGAAATGCTCGTTACCTGCGAAGAGACCTTCGGACCCGTGGCTCCGCTTTATCGCTTCGAATCCGAGGACGAGGCGATTCGTCTCGCCAATGACACGCCTTTCGGTCTTGCTGCGTACGTCTACACCCAGGATATGCGACGTGCCGAACGTGTTTCG encodes:
- a CDS encoding FAD-binding and (Fe-S)-binding domain-containing protein, which gives rise to MNSESSSSRPDLNKLLSLQRQLAETTDADIRFDAGSRAAYASEASNYRQVPIGVVLPRTVEDVVTIMRACHDADVPVLTRGAGTSMCGQAVNVAVVIDTSRHLTRIEQLDASARTAVVQPGVICDQLNNAAALEGLTFGPDPATHSRCTIGGMVGNNSCGAHSVTAGKMAENIESMEVLTYDGDRFWVGPTDADAFQAHLAAGGRRAEIVQALRDLVDRHADEIRAGFPKLKRRVSGYSLDQLLPENGFNIARALVGSEGTCVSVLRATTTLVRNPTARVVTVFGFPTIFDAADCVPQLLPLEPIAMEGLDTGIVGGLRERGLALADIAELPDGNAWLMVEFGTDSLESSLAWAQAAADLANTLPGRPKTRVVSDVGLMKRLWSIRETGASATSIGDDLSKPDPVVGWEDAAVEPRLLGAYLREFSALVKRYGYTTNMYGHFGDGCIHSRINFDLRNSQGIHTWRNFLEEAAKLVVKYEGSLSGEHGDGQAKGELLSLMYSPELMDAFREFKTIWDPKNRMNPGKLIDAMPVDENLRLGPTYRRVDVPSHFSFGNLQCPDTFARATERCIGMGKCRSLEGGTMCPSYRATREEKYSTGGRSRLLFELLKGEVFTDGWDNKDVKDSLDNCLACKGCRSDCPTHVDLAKYKSHFLYQHYQKAKRPLMDTMIGHIGSWLPLATHISGVVNTAMKLRPFRAAAEKFGLASHVKFPAIASTAFRNTETCKHLVQDARALNGEPRTVLLWTDTFNNGFSPEVLEASVRVLQSYGVTVRLMRKQICCGRPYYDAGMLDHAKRNLVDIMTQLKDVIALRMPVVVLEPSCLSVFRDELRSLFPTDERATTLAASVKTLAEYLEAEGFDVPKLDERVYVHGHCHQKACGGTQAESRLVGKAAQSGAVLQTGCCGMAGAFGYHTKTADVARLVAESELVPKIQPLDDTAVLISDGFSCRSQIRSTTGRSAIHLAQWLDARAVKSPPSRAGKDCTQEETA
- a CDS encoding aspartate aminotransferase family protein — translated: MSLPTLIESDRRHLIHPVASYRTHEKRGVTVLERGNGAWLYDAEGNELLDAFAGLWCVNTGYGQESIVKIASEQMAKLPYATGYFHFGSEPAIELAQRLVDLSPRSLQHVYFSLGGSDAVDSAVRFITHYYNAIGRPGKKHCIALERGYHGSSSIGSGLTAIASFHRNFDVPLPTQHHIPSPYAYRSETPDDAQAIIARSVQALEDKVMQLGAKNVAAFFCEPVQGSGGVIVPPRGWLKAMRDACRRLDILFVADEVITAFGRTGPMFACETEDVEPDLMTIAKGLTAGYAPMGAVLISDAVYQGIADGSRQGEAIGHGQTYSAHPVSAAIGLEVLRLYTEGGLLANGQAQAPKFAAGLDSLLDHPLVGDSRHVGLLGAVELVANKTTRARFDSSLQLADRIFEAAYRNKIIFRAFGDNILGFAPALCYTASEVEAMVARVRKTLDDVLESADVRRALND
- a CDS encoding NAD-dependent succinate-semialdehyde dehydrogenase — its product is MELKLKRDELLRRQNLIGGEWTDAANKTRYPVTNPATGEIIAEVANSSKADARAATDAAAKAAKDWRERLPRERAEILKRWHALIIANTDDLATLMSMEQGKPLAEARGEVAYGASYVAWFADEATRIYGDLIPQQQRGKQMRAVKEPVGIVAAITPWNFPLAMIARKIAPALAAGCTVVGKPAEDTPLTALALAALAHEAGVPAGVLNMLSASRAQGIEAVGDWLADERVRKITFTGSTAVGKYLARESAGTLKKLSLELGGNAPFIVFDDADLDAAVVGLMAAKFRNGGQTCVCPNRIYVQAGVFDRFAELLAARVGALKVAPASNPQAQIGPMINAKAIDKIDRHVIDAVSKGATVLTGGKRLTEMGPNYYAPTVLAHATNEMLVTCEETFGPVAPLYRFESEDEAIRLANDTPFGLAAYVYTQDMRRAERVSRSLEAGVIGLNEGAVASEAAPFGGVKESGYGREGSKYRLDDYLSIKYICQGGLD